GGGGTCCCGGAGCAGTCCTGGGTGCTCCCCACCGGCGCCGAGGTGCTGCTCACCGCCCGGATCCGGCGCGCGCCCGGCCACGGGCCGGTCACTGAGGTCGCGGTGAGCATGCGTTCCGGGCGCGCCCGGGCCCGGCTCGACCGCGACCGCTCCGACCTGGTCGCGACGGTGGCCCACGAGCTGCGCTCGCCGCTGACCGGTGTGAAGGGGTTCGTACAGGCGCTGCTGAACCGCTGGGACCGGCTCAACGACGACCAGAAGAAGCTGATGCTGACCACCGTCCACGCCGACTCCGACCGGCTCAGCCGGTTGATCACCGAGCTCCTCGACGTGGCACGCCTGGACACCGGCCGGCTCTCGATGCACCAGCGGCCGTGCGACGTCGGGCTCCTGACGCAGCGGGTGATCGAGAGCATCCGCGCCGGGGCGCCGCACCGCATCGACTACCGCGCCCCCGAGGGGCTGCCGCCGATCTGGGCAGACCCCGACAAGTTCACCCAGGTGCTGACCAACGTGCTGGAGAACGCCATCCGGCACGGCTCGGAGCCGGTCTCGGTGACCGCGGCCATCGAGGGCGAGATGATCGTGATCCACGTCGACGACTCCGGCGACGGCATCCCGCCGGACACCCGGCGTCGGGTGTTCACCAAGTTCTGGACCACCGGTCAGCGGGGCGGCTCCGGGCTCGGGCTGTACCTCGTCAACGGGCTGGTCCGCGCCCACGGCGGCACGGTCACCATCGAGGACGCGCCCGGCGGTGGCGCCCGGATCACCATGACCTGGCCGGGCTCCTACGGCGCGTGATCCGTCTCGCCCGCGAAACCCCGTCGCCGGGCTCGCGCGGCCCTTCCTAGACTTGCCCCCGCGAGACCCACACCCAGCACCTCGAAAGGCACCCATGTCGGGCCCGAACACCGAGTACGACCCGGTCGAGGTGACCCCGCTCGGAGCCGAGCAGGTCGCCGCGATGCGGGACGAGGCGCTGGCCGCGATCGCCGCGGCTCCGGACCTCGCCGGGCTCAAGCAGACCCGTCTGGACCACGCCGGTGACCGGTCCCCGCTCGCCCTGGCCAACCGCGAGATCGGTGCCCTGCCGCCGCAGGCGCGCAAGGAGGCGGGCCAGCGGGTCGGACAGGCCCGCGCGGCCGTGACGCAGGCGCTCACCGAGCGGACCGCTGTGCTCGAGGTCGCGGCCGAGGAGCGGATGCTGGTCGAGGAGACGGTCGACGTGACCCTGCCGACCGCCCGACGGCCGCGCGGCTCCCGGCACCCGATCACCTTGATGTCCGACTACATCGCCGACCTGTTCGTCGCCCTGGGCTGGGAGGTCGCCGAGGGGCCGGTGCTGGAGGCCG
This genomic window from Nocardioides cynanchi contains:
- a CDS encoding ATP-binding protein codes for the protein MDVSPEALDAQRAVDSLPDGVVIADGAGRVSLINDRAAAMLALDGEAVGRPLVEVLSVTNQDGVGWVECVKPYDGLVTRTGVPEQSWVLPTGAEVLLTARIRRAPGHGPVTEVAVSMRSGRARARLDRDRSDLVATVAHELRSPLTGVKGFVQALLNRWDRLNDDQKKLMLTTVHADSDRLSRLITELLDVARLDTGRLSMHQRPCDVGLLTQRVIESIRAGAPHRIDYRAPEGLPPIWADPDKFTQVLTNVLENAIRHGSEPVSVTAAIEGEMIVIHVDDSGDGIPPDTRRRVFTKFWTTGQRGGSGLGLYLVNGLVRAHGGTVTIEDAPGGGARITMTWPGSYGA